In Hallerella succinigenes, the following are encoded in one genomic region:
- a CDS encoding type IV pilus twitching motility protein PilT, with product MGALKIEQLLRLMAQKKASDLHIRVGVPPIYRINGELVKLVDTPIDAMTMDSFLMDMMNRDQMTRFENNKECDFAVGARDMGRFRVNVFRQRGTSAMVIRHIKATIPKFEELQLPPVILELAERKRGLVLVTGTTGSGKSTCLASMIDHLNDTVADNIITVEDPVEYLHKDRKSIISQREIGVDTNSYANALRSALRQDPDVLLVGEIRDLETMQIALTAADTGHMVFATIHTTNATETIARVLSMYPPHQHDEVRLLLGECLAGIISLRLLPTADGTSRVPAAEIMINTAAIREYMIDKDKTSMIETAIAEGHMQYHSQTFDQSLLDLYSNNKITYEVALAAATNPDDFDLKVRGISGTSDRGWM from the coding sequence ATGGGTGCATTGAAAATTGAACAGCTTTTGCGCTTGATGGCGCAGAAGAAGGCTTCCGACTTGCATATTCGCGTTGGAGTACCTCCGATTTACCGTATTAATGGTGAACTTGTCAAACTCGTCGATACGCCGATCGATGCGATGACGATGGATAGTTTTTTAATGGACATGATGAATCGCGATCAGATGACGCGATTTGAAAACAACAAGGAATGCGACTTTGCCGTGGGCGCCCGCGACATGGGCCGTTTCCGTGTGAACGTTTTCCGTCAACGTGGAACTTCCGCTATGGTGATCCGTCACATTAAGGCTACGATTCCGAAGTTTGAAGAATTGCAACTTCCGCCGGTGATTTTGGAACTCGCCGAACGCAAGCGTGGACTTGTACTCGTGACGGGTACGACTGGTTCTGGTAAGTCGACTTGCCTTGCTTCGATGATTGACCATTTGAACGACACGGTGGCCGATAACATCATTACGGTGGAAGACCCTGTCGAATACTTGCATAAAGATCGCAAGTCGATCATTTCCCAGCGTGAAATTGGTGTGGATACGAATTCTTATGCGAATGCATTGCGTTCCGCTCTGCGTCAGGACCCGGATGTTCTCCTGGTCGGTGAAATTCGTGACTTGGAAACGATGCAAATCGCTTTGACGGCTGCCGATACCGGTCACATGGTGTTCGCTACGATCCATACGACGAACGCAACCGAAACAATCGCCCGTGTGCTTTCCATGTATCCGCCGCATCAGCACGATGAAGTACGTTTGCTTTTGGGTGAATGCTTGGCGGGTATCATCAGCCTTCGCCTTTTGCCGACCGCAGACGGAACAAGTCGAGTGCCTGCTGCAGAAATCATGATCAATACGGCCGCAATCCGCGAATACATGATTGATAAGGATAAGACGAGCATGATCGAAACGGCCATCGCCGAAGGTCACATGCAATATCACAGCCAGACCTTTGACCAGTCCCTCTTGGATCTGTACAGCAACAATAAGATTACTTATGAAGTAGCACTGGCGGCTGCGACAAACCCGGATGACTTTGACCTGAAGGTGCGCGGTATTTCGGGAACATCGGACCGCGGATGGATGTAA